The Gadus morhua chromosome 10, gadMor3.0, whole genome shotgun sequence genome segment TAGGTGTTGCCCCTCCTACACCCAGTCCAGTAAGAGGGTCGCTGGCTGCCTCAGCTACCTCTACAACCCTCAATGTCACAGGCACAACTATCACTCCCTCCAGTGGAAACAACAGTCCAGTCGAGGTCATTAGTACTCTTCATCTCAGTCTCAGTCTCCGATGGCTGCATAGGCCCAGATCTGAGGACAGGACCTCAGAAGAGCCTCGGAAAACCCAACCCACATCAGATGACCCTTGTGTCCAGGATTAGCAAGGAGCGAAGAAGGCACCCATTAGAATATAGTTATCCAGGGCTCAACAGTAAAGCAGCATTGAATGTGTGTCACTGGTGTAGTTATATTACACTGACACCTGGGTACTGGACTACCTGTCCGGACAAGGGAGGTGTACCCAGGATGTTCAGAACACCTCTGTTCCTACTCACGGTTCATTCTCCTACCCCCTATCCTGCTCCTCCTCGAACCAAGTTAACGTCAAACCAAATCTCCATCAGATTGAACTCTGCTGATCGCTGCGCCTTCGTCGAGTGCAAACCGCGGAGCTCACTCTGTGCTTAGACAAACTAAAACCCCTCCCTAGCGCTGATTGGTCCGTAAACTCTTTGGGGGTGGACGGTTGTTTTTACTGGGAGCGAGGCCAGGCTGATCCTCGGCGAGAACCTGAGATGTGAACTTGTGATCAGCAGATGTTGAACTTGTAATATCCAGATGTTCTCCTAATTCTCCATGTACCCACCGTCCACCAGAAACGCAGCCTGGGGCGGCCGCTCAATcggcttcacacacacagagggcatCAGCACAGGAAATGCTTGGAATACATCATTAGATGCGCCCACTAaagaggtaggggttagataacCTATGGCtgaacatacagacacactgacctCCAGGTTTAATAGCGCAAAGATGGAATTCCTGTTGTGCACATGTCTTTCTGCTAGTTTCCGTAGCTTCTTATTAGCAAGCCGGAGGAACCACCGAGCCACATCAGACCCCCGGCTCTACACTCACGGCCCCCCAGCCTAAAGCTAAGGCCACACTGCACGCGTTTTTCGGGTTAAAAAACGTGCATAAcgcgcctaacttgacgcttgatcattgtgtgtcacaaatggttcaacgcgcctaacgcgcctgtggctgcgctggatttaggagtccgaggtaggaaacccaaacactgccgtgtttgggtgcatgatagagcttagatcgggttagattaaataatctcggatatgaataacaataatcgggataaataacttcacatggtgtgactggtgtgtttccagcatttgtagtgttgatcagcagagatatagtccgccaagacgcttagcaaccagagatgctgtccatgcaagtgaatggagtgtttaggcctgtcacgataacacatttttctgggcgattaattgccccagGAATTATTGCAGtacaccctttcgaagatcaataaacctttatttttaaagaacactggaactggacgtctggaagacatttaaaatatccagaataaattaacaaaacaaccaaaaacaatctattattaacaaaaaatgctcttgaataaaaaccaaacaccaccaaaaacaataaataaaattgaaacgctaaataaaaaggatgtaaaCACGATTGCGCCATGCAACAAgttagtagccgcgtttacatggcacatctgatccgcatctgatccgcatagatttctatgcggcatagatctgttcctaaaatgtgttccaaatgtaggctactgtatacatggcagtaacaaaagtgtccgttctgtctctcgcgcacacctgacacatctctggaccggcggcgacataatggatgtcttatcactatcggggattttaaattggattttaatgaaagcacagcaggagagagcttttctctgcctgctccttcaattaagaaggaggaggacagcgcggcaacgtcaatttctcgtcagatctttatatttaccttaagctccgccgcaaacaagaggaatttggatgcgagtctgcagccaagactggtgggagagagtggtcttacaggaatttagtgaccaggaatcctcgaaggtccatttgcgaactactgcagctgccatctctctaagttaagaagtattttaacgttcagcctgcaaaagtactactaGTAGCCTTCTCATTCACAGTtacctcggacgcgcgcggacactacgatacgcgaacacgtcattaataaacacccatgtcccgtcgcttagcaaccggacacgcttaccggactacttttacggagtgataacaaagacgtgaatcaggcaataaatccactttccttgacagcggtgaagttcggtgtgcttaaaagtaccgacggagctcagtggaccaattgcgaactactgcggctgctctaagttaaaccccaatctattcagaataagtgcatacatggcgattaaaacggactacaccacctcttctattcggcatagaatctatgccgaacagataattgacATTACCTTGGAAAAGCCCAGACTCTCCTCGGGGATTCTCCCCGGGGACGATGCGTTTGCGGTCACGACTATCGGCGGTTGGTGTAGATTTGGCGCATCGTTTCACTCTGACGGCGGCATGAGCGTTTGACATGGATTAACCaatgaaccgatccgttccacttcacaatagctcctacggtatttctttagtagtgttctacaagaaccacatataaatgttaaaacgtcgttcgtttttataggtcccgtgagctcctcaagggccaaagtgtatggtggcttgaaatcatcgtgacaaagaatcaaacgatgtttgttctttttatctATACAATTATCTCCACATAGGCGACATACATCGTTAATGGTTTTTTGTGGCGTTTGGGATTGAGCCATTTCTGACAGCCTCTGAACGTCAAGAAGTTccgtcaaaataatttcccccccggcactattttgcatggacaccgctgctgcttcccgggcttagccccgccctagacgattgtgattggtttaaagaaataaaacaggcccgcccagtttcccaacggatagacggctcgaggtagcgtggctccagaccattctacttgctgtagtttggtctggctttgcgagactaccggactatctatgcaagtgaacggagcgttccacggcattgagaagacccgtgtaataaaggcctataatatttctgtttatggcatagatttcttctcagattaggccaataaagcaatgattttaAAAAAAGAGTGCGAATGGTACTTATTGCGGCCGGCAAAAAATTATCGCTTATTTTaatttatcgcgcaattaattgatttattgcatatcgcgacaggcctaggagtgttccctcttcgtcataactatcaaaccaaacatcctgaaacattatgaaagtaaaatgcacatttctcgcaaaaaatgtctgcataaacgcatttaatggcgtaactatgttactatttccacccagaataaagaaagatgtcggccgtatgcttctgtgcaagcgtcactactctctgccagtgacgtcgggtcaagctccacgctgattggctatcgcggctaagcatcacgcgttggagcgttgaaagttcaattttttgaacccCGGGcattggtgcgttgggcgcgttactgcgtttacgtgcgtaattacgtgcgtctgccgcgtctaaaggcccattcacaccctacggtaaatacggatacggacagtttcgtccggtcccggaggtgtttcgtccgtaaatgggtccgtcgcctctgagcttacgaatccggagtgctccgggagaaccggagcaatgccaccggaaatcgaggcggcagtatagagtcaaaagtcagaccattcgcgaaaatagatagagtactataatatctgatatatatataaatagccTATATAGTATTTGACGTTttgtacttatattatactatatacctgacatttttattttattgttattgctcccctgctttggcaatgagttgtaactggtcatttaacaacattttgaggagataatctgcgggttggtgaggggtgtcaaaTGCCACCGCAaactttttgcacttttttttgccAATTTCGGATgacgcaaagcaaaatcatctctacagatgtcatgtttgcgattgtcgatgccgttaatttgtgaaacgacagtcactgccctctagaggatttaCTGCGTagcatccataacaacgctgaaaccagacggaggtatgaagggtagttccgggggcaacgtttggggcgacggacgaatttcgtccggatccggaggtatcGATCGGCCTTAAAGCCCCGCGACGCatcaacgcgtgtaacgcgtctacgcgcctataccaatggttccctatgcaaaaatgccgattttcgacGCCCCAAACGCAAggaacgcggttggtgtggccgtaccttaaggtacgtacacaccaaacgcgtatcCCGCGTacgacgcgtataaaatcggcaatttttccatagggaactaTTGGTTTACGCGGGTATGAGCTGCGTACatgcgttacatgcgctaaagcaacattttagccgcGTATGAgccgcgtatatttacgcgcgtacatatacgcgcgtacatatacgcgcgtacgcgaggaattcaaaaaattgaactttttacgctcatacgcatgacgattagccgcgttgcccaatcagcgttgagcttgacccgacgtcactggcagagagtagtgagcttggacagaagcatacggccgacatgtttctttattctgtgtggaaatagtaacatagttatgccattaaatgcttttatggaaacatttttagcgagaaatgtgcattttactttcataatgttcgctcggtgaatgtgaaggatgtttggtttgatagttatgacgaagagggacgctccgttcacttgcatggacagagtctctggttactaagcaacctcaacgtcttggcggactatatatctgctgatcaacactacgaatgctggaaacacaccagacacaccatgtgaagttttttaacccgattattgttatttatatccgagattatttaatctaacccgatctaaactctatcacccaaaaacggcggcgtttgggtttcctacctcggactccagcgcagccacggccgacaactttctttattctgggtggaaatagtaacatagttacgccattaaatgcgtttatggaaacatttttagcgagaaatgtgcattttactttcgtaatgttcgctcggtgaatgtgaaggatgtttggtttgatagttaccctgcattcacaccaaaagatgcaaaaagttgacgcgcgtcacgatccaattcaaagtgaatgtagagacgcgttgctgctttgctgccgcagcatttgctgccgagaaaaccggcagcaaaatttgatttgcggcgcgtcaaaatctgatatgcagcgcggcatgcccgtgcccgctgccgggcacgggcggcgggcgcgttcacgtattttgcggcgcgtccaatgctgctcgagttgaaatatttcaacttttcggcagcaaacgcgtgatgacagccaatcagcgttcaacagcgttgccacggaggcgttgccactgagtgacatgccgtaacagccaatcagtgttactcccttggagtgacctagagttcactaccgttacatttatttagtaactcgaaaaaccccacaaatcagcattctgtagtgtagttgtgtgacgaagagggaacgctccgttcacttgcatggacatggactcatctaggcgcgtaGGAGCGTAGGTGCGTAGctgcgtaggaccatttttgacacaaaatggtcaagcaacattttagctgcgttacgctcGTAAATCTTTACGcgggtacgcgtttggtgtgttcatACCTTTAAGAGCAACCACATCCAATTCAGAGTAGCAGGCATGGCCACTGGGCTGGATTGAGGAACACGTCGTCAGGATGGACCTCCCAATCCAGATAGTTCTGCTCTACAGTCACCTGGCTTCAGCTGTGTCGTACCTCTCTAGATCGTAGGTCTAGATCTCAGTGTGAGTCTAGATCCTGTGTGGTACTAGATCGTGGGTCTTGTGAAATTTTCGTTTTTCCTCATAAATTGTGTTAATTTTTTGTTTACAGCTCAACCAACAGGTTATATTTGGGAAGGCAAAAGATCTGAGGAGAAGGAAGAACCTTCAGGGCACCCAGTGAAGTGAGTGAGGAGCAgccggaggaggaagagcagggggACTCAGGACTCACCGCTCCGAACAGCCTCCCGTCGCGGTTCATGGCCAGGTAGCGGTTAGCAGCCAGCCCCTTaatcaccacctcccccaccgaCGTGGCCTGGAGCTGCAGCCGGACTGGGGGCAGAGACACCTCGTTAGTGTGGGACAACCAGCCAATCAACAAGCTCCAATCAGCAGCTATGAAACGCTCTAGAGTGGATGGCCAATTATAAATAAGCCCCTCCTCACCAACAGACTTCAGCTCCTCCATGAAGGCAGCGTATTCAaatgacgtacacacacacacacacacacacacacacacacacacacacacacacacacacacacacacacacacacacaaactcctccCTGGTTCGTAGGAGGACTCGGCTGTACAGAGTCTGGCTGCTGGGTGGGAGGTACTGGGCAGGTTGGACGGATCGTCTATCAAGCAGACATTCCTCTCTGAGAGTGGAGATGACTCTCTGTTCTGCATCGTGTTATCCAGTGGGCAGGCGTCTCGAAGCCAGACCCAGACCACTGCTCACTGAACTCAATGTGGGGAGAAGAGTTCCCTGAGGGAGACCTGCTGTAATTACAGTTGTTCTTCACACTCGTCCTCTAACTTGTGTTGCAATGTTTAGGGGCATATATTAGCCCTTAGATACAGAGCTAAGGGCTATTTGAGGTGAGAATGGACAATCTGGGGTAATTTCTCACTACAGACTTTTAGGGTTTTAGGCTTTCAGAGAGTCATTCAAAATGATTATCTCTCTATCATCTCTTGCATTAAATTGTTGGTCTGTTCACTGATCCCCTGAATAATACCTTCAATATTTTGTGGTTCACCTTCCGGTGCTTCAACACAATGAGAGGGCTGTCATTCAAAGCCTGGAAGCCTGACATGAGCACCCCTTTCCCCTGAGCAGGTTAAAGGTGGAGGCTAAATACGACCGGGGGTAAAGATAGCCCAGCAGTCTCCCTTAACTCCTGAGGTATTGGGCCACCAGGTGTTGCCCTTCCCACATGCCTCTGGGTCTTAATCACTGCATCTACAGCCCTGAACCGACCATCCACCCTTCCTTCTTCCTGGTGGTGACGCAGGCAAGCATCTGCAGGGCACTGCGATCCACAAACAAGAGGAAACCCATTAGTGTGTGTTGAGTAAACTGCGGTGACCAGCCTTCAGACTGGATGTCAGGCAGACAGAGCCGTGAGCGGAGCTTTTTGTGAATGGCGATGACTCAAGGTGGTGGACATCGACACTGTCCCTATCCAGACGATGTTACAGTAGATACAGCGATGCCATGCCGTCACCCTGGCACCGACACTGGGCACAGACCAAGCCTCCAGCGTTGCCCAACACCAATGGTAAATggtgaatggactgcatttatacagcgcttttctaaccagtggccactcaaagcgcttcacaatatggcctaacattcacccatcaTGCACACGTTCCCATatcgacggcggtgtcaaccacacAAGGCAACGGCCAGCTTGTCTggagtcagggtgaggtgtcttgcttagggacacctcaacactcgaACTAGCCACCTTCGATTTacaagccaacccgctctacctcctgagccacatgccacaAAACTGACAAAATCAGCCTTGGGGAATCGGAAACGCTGCGATAGTCCTGCGAGCGTGGTTTCCTCTACACTGGCACTTCCTGGTTGGATGTGCATGGGGAAAAGGCAGCACAGAGAGGCATTGTGTTGGGGGCGGGAAGCCACTAGTCTGGCAGTACTTACTGAGGCTAATGTGTGCGGCTAGCGTCTGGCACCACTTACTGTGGGGGTTGGTCTTCTCGCGGACGCCGTCCACCGGCCGTCGGAGGCGATCCGCAGGAAGAAGCCTCCGTTCTTGCAGTACAGCCTCTTGGGGTCTCTGAAGTTGGCCGCCGGGAAGCCGCCGCTACCGTCGTCAGGTGTGGCGGGAAGAGTGGTGATATCTCCCGTGGCCAtcgcctcctcttccctcttcctcctcctccgctcgtCTTCTTCTGCTgcgtctccttctcccctcccggCAGAGCAGGAGCCCCGTGCTGGCCTCCCACCTCCCACTAActctgccctcccccctcagcctcccctcccctcggaACAGGACCTGGCTCTCCCTCACCCTGGGGGTTCCTCCCGCTGAACAACCCCCCTTAAGGAGGGCCCTCCCCCATCCGTGGAGATCGGGGGCTCGGAACCTTCTGTCTGGCTGGAGGTGAAGCTCTGTCCTTCGGTCTGCTGATCCTGCTCCTGCTGGTCCTGAGGTGTAGCAGCCGGACCGGTCCTGGCCCTGGTTCTTGCCCTGGTCCTGGTAGGTTCTGGGAGAGAGGTCTGATCCGCGCGTACAGGGAATGGGAGCGGGCCCTCTGCTCTGCTCGGCTCTGCTGCTCTGTTGTGTTTAATAAAGGAGGGCAGCTGGCTTAGATCTGTGAGAGGCTTTCCCTGCAGGGCCTCCGATCGCATGCGCTCTGAGAGCACAcactaccaaacacacacacacacacacacacacacacacacactcaaaggctGTGGACTGACGGCCCGCTAAGCAGCCTCCCTTGcatggaaggaggagaggagaggaggaggagggctggttCTGCTTCACTCGGCCACTCCGGAGAGGAGGTCTCGTACCCTAAGTGTGAACAGCAACCTTTCATTAATGCTCACACTGAGGGGAGACTCAACTCAGAGCCTCTTTGAGAGTTTCTTGGACTATAACTGTAATCCAATAAATAGTTATGTTCATAAAGTTTATGGGGCGAGGATGAAAATGTCCCATGTTCCAGTATATAATCCAAAAGGCTTGTCATGGTTCCCCTTGAGGCCAGGCTAAGTGTGAGGGCCTGATGAGGTAGTGCTCAGGGCTTCTGCTCAGAGGTGACCACATCTGAAGGTCTCACTGGTCAGTATGTTCCAGCTGCTCCACAGCGGGTCAGACTCACATCCACCGTGTTCACATTGCTTGTGAGGTTCTTGGGCCATTGCTGTATGGACGACACACACTGTGGCTGCACCTCAGAGTGGTGGGGTCCTTCACAGATCTTCTGTGGCATCGGCAAAACACAAGAGATTGAAAGGTCAGGAGTGAAGACCAACTCAACAGACTCATGGGGCAGCATGTGTCTGTTGAGTGTCGAggagtccctgagcaagacacctcagcCTAACCGACGAGcttgctgtcgccttgcgtggctgacaccgccgtcagtgtgtgaatgtgtgcatgaacgggtgaatgtgaggtaatattgtaaagcgctttgagtggccactggttaggaaagcACGGTATAAACGCAGTCCATTTACACAACCCCCAAATCACTTGGCTCAGACCAATGGGAATTCAAAAGCTAACTGGACAGGAACAGTGAAAGTTCATGTCTAACCGGCTCCAATGATCTCACAGGACCAGAGGAGGGACAAGGTGTGAAGATCTGGCCAAACCAAACCCTAGCAGGGGACAAACAGGCTGATCCATCACCGTGGGAGCTCGGACTCAGCAGTCAATCAtgaaccaaaacacacagaactaGAAAACAGAGCTGGTAACCCTGACAACTGTATCGCTGCGGTAGGAGAGTGTCAGGGTTGAACTTGACATATTGATCCTTCAGGGATTGATTGTTATATCTGGAGTACAAAACAACCAATATGCTATTCCTATTATTTAGGGCTGGGCTTTCACACACCCACTTAGTCTCAATGAGAGAATCTGAAAGTGTGGGAATTGAAAACATGTTTTACATGGGTCGTTTATAGTATTAAAAAGAGAATAGTATTTTTGTCTCAAATATATATCATCTTTGTTTATGTAGGTTGATATTTAATTTCACGGTTTCAATAGATACCCAAACATCCATCATTAACTTTTATTTACAAAATTACAAAAAAGTAAATTAAACACCGAATAAATTATCCTAACATTAGCCCTGTCTCGCAAGGAAGTGTTTCTCTAAGCCTTGAAGGAATGTGTCGCTGATCTGCTAATGAGTGACACTGCTCTACTAAACCAGCCGGGAATAGAACAGCTTCTTAATCACATGGAGCGTATGTCGCCCCCAGGTGTCCCATataggaacaacaacaacatacacaGGAACATTGTCTTCATGACTTAAACTGATTGGTTAATGTGAGAAACATCAAGAAGAGTTAAGCATTAATCCATTCCCTTTAGTTGTTTATTAAATCAACAGATAAAATACCATTTCCGTATTTTGCAAAATATACAGCCACATTTTCACTTTGTAGAAATATCCGTAAAAAAGATAAAGGACAATTGCGTAGTAACAGTGTCCCTGCTGAACGACGGACATCAGAGCAGCACTAAGTCTGTCTCCGTCCGCAGGGAGTCCGGGTCGACGCCCGTAATGACCTCCGCGTCCGTTTGCAGCACCAGGAGAACCAGGTCCATGGCCCTCCTCCACGCCTCTACCTTCACGCTCAGGTTATCATACACCCTGCTTTGTTCTGCTCCACCTGAAACCCCGCCCGGACCACCGAAGGCCCCACCCAGACCATCGCAGGCCCCGCTCAGACCACCGCAGGTCCCTCCCAGACCACCTGAGGCCCCGCCCAGCCCACCGGAGGCCTCGCGCAGACCACCACAGGCTCCACCCAGACCACCGCAGGCCCCGCCCAGATCACAGCAGGCCCCGCCCAGAACACCGCAGGCCCCGCCCAGACTTGTCTCCCCCAGAGCGCCCTCCCCCTGTAGGACCCCTGACCGCCCatcccccgccaccccccccagccgctccacctcctgctccaccacccTCCGGGCCTGGAGCTTAGAGATCAGCCCGCTGTTGGCCGTCACCGTGGCGACGTAGTCCGTCAGGGCTTCCGCCATCAGCATCAAGACCGTGTCCCTGCAGAGGCCTCCCGCAGCCCCGGCCtcaggctccgcccccccggGGCCTGCGAGGGGTCGCCGGGCGTGCTCCTGGAGGTCGTGGACGCAGAGCATCTCGATGATGCCGGCCCCGGGGAGCAGGGCCCCGTCCTGAAGGGCCCGCTGCAGCCGGCGGGCGCAGGCCCAGAACTCGTCCTCCAGCGCCTGCAGCCGGGCGGGGACGCAGCCCGTCAGCACCGCCGTGGccaggcccccgggggcccgcgCGGAGACGCACACCGCCTGGTGCTCCTTCAGGTCCCTCCAGGGCGTCACCGTCACCCCGGCCCCCACACAGCGCTCGCTGAGCTGGGAGGCGTAGGCGACCGGGACGGCCC includes the following:
- the fgf2 gene encoding LOW QUALITY PROTEIN: fibroblast growth factor 2 (The sequence of the model RefSeq protein was modified relative to this genomic sequence to represent the inferred CDS: inserted 1 base in 1 codon), with the translated sequence MATGDITTLPATPDDGSGGFPAANFRDPKRLYCKNGGFFLRIASDGRXDGVREKTNPHIRLQLQATSVGEVVIKGLAANRYLAMNRDGRLFGARRATDECYFLERLESNNYNTYRSKKYPEMYVALQRSGQYKTGTKTGPGQKAILFLPMASRS